One genomic window of Caldivirga maquilingensis IC-167 includes the following:
- a CDS encoding ROK family protein, translating to MVDVTVVIDIGGSKIASALIYSDGKVEDYRVQSIDERGGEYAVNQVIETIRHYISGLSGVNLIGVGISIPGIVRENGLVWAPNIRGWRNINVALMIKRKLNLSNLTIIDDRVANIMGEYWQGAARGVSNAVSLMIGTGVAAGLLINGKPLRGSSGVAGAVGWWLLSRRIPRHKSSRGFLEDQISGPALFRKTYRYCLRIRDESCLNIIRNCNTHNAHCIFQMLDQGVALIKPVLEEAATIVGITAANLISLINPEVLVLSGGVGVEIGRRFMNTILKSVKVAQPHSLRRSRIVVSQLGYLSNLYGLAHCIMSSNNCA from the coding sequence GTGGTTGATGTAACTGTGGTTATTGATATTGGTGGATCTAAGATTGCATCAGCGTTAATTTACAGTGATGGTAAAGTTGAGGATTATAGGGTTCAAAGCATTGACGAGAGGGGAGGTGAATATGCAGTGAATCAAGTTATTGAAACTATACGACACTACATTAGTGGTCTTAGTGGAGTTAACTTAATTGGTGTAGGAATCAGCATACCTGGAATAGTTAGGGAGAATGGGTTAGTTTGGGCACCTAACATAAGGGGTTGGAGGAATATTAATGTTGCCTTAATGATTAAGAGGAAGCTTAATCTAAGTAACTTAACCATTATTGATGATAGGGTTGCCAACATTATGGGTGAGTATTGGCAGGGGGCAGCCAGGGGGGTGAGCAATGCAGTGTCATTAATGATTGGTACCGGTGTGGCTGCTGGATTATTAATTAACGGTAAACCATTAAGGGGGAGTAGTGGTGTTGCAGGGGCAGTGGGTTGGTGGTTACTGAGTAGGAGAATACCTAGGCATAAATCATCAAGAGGATTCCTTGAGGATCAGATATCAGGCCCAGCATTATTCAGGAAAACATACAGGTACTGCCTACGTATACGCGATGAATCCTGCCTCAACATTATTAGGAACTGTAACACACACAATGCCCACTGCATTTTCCAAATGCTTGATCAAGGGGTAGCATTAATTAAACCGGTGCTAGAGGAGGCGGCGACGATAGTGGGTATTACTGCGGCTAACTTAATTAGTCTAATAAATCCTGAGGTATTAGTATTAAGTGGTGGTGTGGGGGTGGAAATTGGGAGAAGATTCATGAATACTATTCTGAAGTCTGTTAAGGTAGCTCAACCACACTCCCTTAGGAGAAGCAGAATTGTAGTTTCACAGTTAGGTTACTTATCTAACCTCTACGGCTTGGCCCACTGCATAATGAGTAGTAATAATTGTGCATGA
- a CDS encoding sugar isomerase domain-containing protein produces the protein MSVPNEYWRNWVSNVQGIINHITSTQVQNINKASDIIASTIDSEHACFLFGSGHAAIPVMEMFPRYGSTLGFIPIVDLPLVSFLRMVGDLGYPQFDFIENSPEYGRRIMENYSVHKEDCVIVFSHSGTTPISVEIAVQFKNRGAPVIGVTSLTHANSAKPRHPLNLKLHEVADVTIDTGVPAGDVSLMIDLRGKRLRVGPLSTVAFTIVANMLLLNTIEKLINKGREIPIFPVRGFDADADARMNSILRRHRELYIRHIAAGD, from the coding sequence ATGAGTGTTCCCAATGAGTATTGGCGTAACTGGGTGAGTAATGTTCAGGGAATTATTAATCACATCACCAGTACTCAAGTTCAGAACATTAACAAGGCCAGTGACATAATTGCTAGCACTATTGATAGTGAACATGCCTGCTTCCTCTTCGGTTCCGGGCACGCGGCAATACCGGTAATGGAAATGTTCCCCAGGTATGGTTCAACATTAGGCTTCATACCAATAGTGGATTTACCCCTAGTATCATTCCTAAGGATGGTTGGGGACTTAGGTTATCCTCAATTCGACTTCATAGAGAATTCACCTGAGTATGGGCGTAGGATAATGGAGAATTACAGTGTTCATAAGGAGGACTGCGTCATCGTGTTCTCCCACTCAGGTACTACACCAATATCCGTTGAAATCGCAGTGCAATTTAAGAATAGGGGTGCACCGGTGATTGGGGTAACATCACTTACTCACGCTAATTCAGCTAAGCCGCGTCACCCATTAAATCTGAAGCTACATGAGGTGGCTGATGTAACCATTGATACTGGTGTCCCGGCTGGTGACGTATCATTAATGATTGATTTAAGGGGTAAGAGACTACGCGTCGGGCCTCTTTCAACAGTAGCCTTCACCATAGTGGCTAACATGCTTCTTCTAAACACAATAGAGAAGCTAATCAATAAAGGCCGTGAAATCCCCATTTTCCCAGTCAGGGGTTTTGATGCTGATGCGGATGCTAGAATGAATTCAATACTTAGGAGGCATAGGGAATTGTATATTAGGCATATAGCTGCTGGTGATTAG
- a CDS encoding beta-galactosidase, which yields MSFPVSVWYGVGSVTPLFDEETIKRDLKNIKEAGFKYVRGWVNWRDSEPRPGEYDFSGVENLLKTANDIGLRVILQVYLEFAPDWLPKLHPDSLYVSESGSVIMPQGSPGVCLDHPGVRARAEEFMRKLAQVVIKYPNFYVWDLWSEPNVIQWIYQPTGWRGLFCYCNYSKGRFRDWLKTIYGNVNTLNKAWHRSYLEFNDVEPPRFVSLHFARDNIDWLTFNIVKLKEDLEWRVKVIRSIDNNHPVVSHSHGGTSVFSNPLFGEPDDWEMASVVDAWGTSFYPKHAGRVKVDHVLDSLVLDAARSAALASGKPYWIGELQAGQGVGGLKAVEPVTPDDVALWMWQAIAHEAKAINIYHWYPMMLGFESGGYGLINPDGSLTDRARKAGETARVIYENSDLFLKAKLIDSSVAILYNIESYKWLWIAQRHSSDVLSRSILGVYRVLFNSNYNVDLVSIRQVEGNLISKYKVLIAPLSLVMTLKAALGLRNFVSNGGLLLVDSRFAAIRSDGYIDSGTPAYGLSEVIGGYEDGYMSVDKVNLRITSNLIPGLKTGDLIIGSNYVSWLNSKANEVGVSEFNLSKPSITINDYGKGKAIYVGTSIGLSYEANGPGSGVGKLIEGIMNIAMVQPPVEVKSTREGYIEVRIMRSGADYLLFIINHSYGDQLVNVRINENVINVGNASIKDLVTGASISITNNELQLTLRGRQVVVGLVSI from the coding sequence ATGTCGTTTCCGGTTTCCGTATGGTATGGTGTAGGTAGCGTTACCCCACTGTTTGATGAGGAAACCATTAAGAGGGATTTAAAGAACATTAAGGAGGCTGGGTTTAAGTATGTTAGGGGTTGGGTTAACTGGAGGGATTCTGAACCAAGACCCGGGGAGTATGATTTCAGTGGAGTCGAGAATCTGCTTAAGACCGCTAACGACATTGGCTTAAGGGTTATTCTTCAGGTTTACCTTGAATTCGCCCCCGATTGGTTACCTAAGCTTCACCCAGACTCACTATACGTCTCTGAGTCAGGCAGCGTTATCATGCCTCAAGGTAGCCCTGGGGTTTGCCTTGACCACCCTGGTGTTAGGGCTAGGGCTGAGGAATTCATGAGGAAGCTGGCTCAAGTAGTGATTAAGTACCCTAACTTCTATGTCTGGGACTTATGGAGTGAACCCAATGTTATTCAGTGGATTTACCAACCCACTGGTTGGCGTGGATTATTCTGCTACTGCAATTACTCTAAGGGTAGGTTCAGGGATTGGTTAAAGACTATATACGGCAACGTTAACACGTTGAATAAGGCCTGGCATAGGAGTTACCTGGAGTTTAATGATGTTGAACCACCGCGTTTCGTCTCCCTTCACTTCGCTAGGGATAACATTGATTGGTTAACATTCAATATAGTTAAGCTTAAGGAGGACCTTGAATGGAGGGTTAAGGTAATTAGGAGTATTGATAATAATCACCCAGTGGTTAGTCATAGTCATGGCGGTACCTCAGTGTTCAGTAATCCACTCTTCGGTGAACCTGATGATTGGGAAATGGCCAGTGTGGTTGATGCATGGGGTACATCATTTTACCCCAAGCACGCAGGTAGGGTTAAGGTTGACCATGTTCTTGACTCACTAGTACTTGATGCAGCTAGGTCAGCGGCATTAGCCAGTGGTAAACCATACTGGATAGGGGAGCTTCAAGCTGGTCAAGGTGTTGGTGGGCTTAAGGCGGTTGAACCAGTGACACCTGATGATGTGGCTCTTTGGATGTGGCAGGCGATTGCACATGAGGCTAAGGCAATTAACATATATCACTGGTACCCTATGATGCTTGGTTTTGAGTCAGGTGGGTATGGGTTAATTAACCCTGATGGTTCATTAACCGATAGGGCTAGGAAGGCTGGGGAAACAGCCAGGGTGATTTACGAGAATAGTGACCTATTCCTAAAGGCTAAGTTAATTGACTCAAGTGTGGCTATACTTTATAATATTGAGTCGTATAAGTGGCTTTGGATTGCTCAAAGGCATAGTAGTGATGTATTATCAAGGTCAATACTGGGTGTTTATAGGGTTCTCTTCAATAGTAATTATAATGTGGATTTAGTATCCATTAGACAGGTTGAAGGAAACTTAATTAGTAAGTACAAGGTGCTTATAGCCCCATTATCACTGGTAATGACCCTTAAGGCTGCCCTAGGTTTAAGGAACTTTGTAAGTAATGGTGGATTACTACTGGTTGATTCAAGGTTCGCAGCGATTAGGAGTGACGGTTACATTGACTCAGGTACACCGGCGTATGGGTTAAGTGAGGTTATTGGGGGTTATGAGGACGGCTACATGAGTGTGGATAAGGTGAACTTAAGAATCACTAGTAATCTAATACCTGGTTTAAAGACCGGTGACTTAATAATTGGTTCTAATTACGTTAGCTGGCTTAATTCAAAGGCTAATGAAGTAGGGGTTAGTGAATTTAACTTAAGTAAACCTTCAATAACCATTAATGATTATGGTAAAGGGAAGGCAATCTACGTGGGTACAAGCATTGGTTTATCCTATGAGGCTAATGGACCAGGGAGTGGTGTTGGAAAATTAATAGAAGGCATCATGAATATTGCCATGGTTCAACCACCTGTTGAAGTTAAGTCAACCAGGGAGGGTTACATTGAGGTAAGAATAATGAGGAGTGGTGCTGATTATTTACTCTTCATAATAAATCACTCCTACGGTGATCAACTAGTTAATGTGAGAATTAATGAGAATGTAATTAATGTGGGCAATGCATCAATTAAGGACCTTGTAACTGGTGCATCAATAAGTATTACTAATAATGAGCTTCAGTTAACCCTAAGGGGTAGGCAAGTTGTAGTAGGGCTTGTGTCTATTTAA
- a CDS encoding membrane protein — MNVGIFLAALGVSMLELSEAGAVTAVYQGIYKGIKPTLYAVAGVLLVLVPTFTVGRYIVYLPLDYVLAVSAVILFYFGYRLLRSARRYFKGIRRGNVEEEKSDLAVVFTVSAVEAFEAALVLIALIPKGYFSALTGTLIASIVVVALTIALKDQISRIRLPHLKYVLSALLFSLGTLWAVEIIMPISDLFLLAFFFIYLAVNYGLLRI, encoded by the coding sequence ATGAATGTGGGTATATTCTTAGCGGCATTGGGGGTGAGTATGCTTGAGCTTTCTGAGGCTGGTGCGGTGACTGCTGTTTACCAAGGTATATATAAGGGTATTAAACCAACGCTTTACGCTGTAGCCGGGGTATTACTGGTTCTTGTACCTACTTTCACAGTGGGTAGGTATATAGTGTATCTGCCCCTTGATTATGTTCTAGCGGTTTCAGCGGTAATACTGTTCTACTTCGGTTACAGGCTGCTTAGAAGTGCAAGAAGGTACTTTAAGGGGATTAGGAGGGGTAATGTTGAGGAGGAGAAGAGTGATTTAGCCGTAGTCTTCACGGTCTCTGCTGTTGAGGCCTTTGAGGCTGCCTTAGTATTAATAGCATTAATACCCAAGGGCTACTTCTCAGCATTAACTGGAACACTCATTGCATCTATTGTAGTTGTGGCTTTAACCATAGCGCTTAAGGACCAGATATCCAGGATAAGGTTACCGCATCTTAAGTATGTGTTATCAGCATTACTCTTTAGCCTTGGTACACTTTGGGCGGTGGAAATAATCATGCCGATAAGTGACCTATTCCTATTGGCATTCTTCTTCATTTACCTAGCAGTTAACTACGGGTTACTGAGGATTTAA
- a CDS encoding molybdopterin biosynthesis protein, giving the protein MPKRVIFHELKTPEEALAVISGFIKRSEVEYVNLEDSYMRVLAEDVYAKVDVPPFDRATMDGYALRAEDTFGADELHPVKLRLSNLSINAGDSNLPLVEKGSAVEIATGAPLPPGSNAVVPVEYTKVDDGTLTIYRSVTPMDNVMSAGSDIMMGELILRRCTLIKEREVGVLAAVGIDKVPVFKRPRVAIISSGNELVKPGSLLSMGKIYDINTYTIAHGVREAGGEPLLMGIVKDDEAEMEGIIRDALSKADLVLLSGGTSAGALDISYRVLDRIGPPGVIVHGLNVKPGKPTVVAVSKEGKLVVGLPGYPSSALMIFNIIVKPILAKMQCLSLTQPVIRAQMAIRVEGARGRRGLNPVSLVETESGVKAYPLPAESGAITTLAYAEGYIEIPENREFLEEGEWVNVRLFTHQYKPANLYIMGSHDVALDSSLIPLLPDWITAKVINIGSLEGLKAAIRGEADVAGIHLIDEETGEYNEPFVRKYGEGKVRLVAGYMREQGIILPKGNPRGISSFEDLIRLKLRIVNRNKGAGTRFLFDKLLKEYALRNGVSFEELAKSIPGYYHEARTHTAVAAAIAQGRAEAGVGIRAAAEMYGLDFIPLAWERYDFAVPLSKLSKDSVRVFISVLKDEEFKRRLSSIPGYKTLSNTGEFII; this is encoded by the coding sequence ATGCCTAAGAGGGTGATTTTTCATGAACTAAAGACCCCTGAGGAGGCTTTAGCAGTAATAAGTGGATTCATTAAGAGGAGTGAAGTGGAGTACGTTAATTTAGAGGACTCATACATGAGAGTTTTAGCGGAGGATGTTTACGCTAAGGTTGATGTACCACCATTCGATAGAGCCACCATGGATGGGTACGCCCTTAGGGCTGAGGACACTTTTGGCGCTGATGAACTACACCCTGTTAAGCTCAGGTTAAGTAACTTAAGTATTAATGCAGGTGACTCCAATTTACCATTAGTTGAGAAGGGGAGTGCAGTGGAGATTGCGACAGGTGCTCCATTACCCCCAGGGTCTAATGCAGTGGTGCCTGTCGAGTACACTAAGGTTGATGATGGAACATTAACAATCTATAGGTCAGTAACACCTATGGATAACGTAATGTCAGCCGGCTCAGACATAATGATGGGGGAGTTGATTCTTAGAAGATGCACATTAATTAAGGAGAGGGAGGTTGGTGTATTGGCTGCAGTGGGCATTGATAAGGTGCCTGTATTTAAAAGGCCTAGGGTTGCCATAATATCAAGCGGAAATGAACTGGTTAAGCCAGGTTCACTCTTAAGCATGGGTAAGATATATGATATAAACACTTACACTATTGCCCACGGCGTCAGGGAGGCTGGGGGTGAACCATTGTTAATGGGTATTGTTAAGGATGATGAAGCAGAGATGGAGGGGATTATTAGGGATGCCTTAAGCAAGGCTGACCTAGTCCTACTCTCAGGGGGTACGTCAGCTGGTGCATTAGATATAAGCTACAGGGTACTTGATAGAATTGGTCCACCTGGTGTAATTGTTCACGGCCTTAATGTTAAGCCGGGGAAGCCAACCGTTGTCGCCGTTAGTAAGGAGGGCAAACTTGTAGTTGGCCTACCTGGTTACCCAAGTAGCGCATTAATGATATTCAATATAATTGTTAAACCAATCCTAGCTAAGATGCAGTGCCTAAGCCTAACCCAGCCGGTCATTAGGGCTCAAATGGCTATTAGGGTTGAGGGGGCGAGGGGAAGGAGGGGCCTTAACCCAGTTAGCCTAGTTGAGACTGAGAGTGGTGTTAAGGCATACCCTCTACCAGCTGAGTCAGGTGCAATAACAACCTTAGCCTACGCTGAGGGTTACATTGAGATTCCTGAAAATAGGGAATTCCTGGAGGAGGGGGAGTGGGTTAACGTTAGGTTGTTTACCCATCAGTATAAGCCAGCTAACTTATACATAATGGGTAGTCACGACGTGGCCTTAGACTCATCATTAATACCATTACTACCTGATTGGATTACAGCTAAGGTCATTAACATAGGTTCCCTTGAGGGGCTTAAGGCAGCCATTAGAGGGGAGGCTGATGTAGCTGGTATTCACTTAATAGATGAGGAGACAGGTGAATATAATGAACCATTCGTTAGGAAGTATGGTGAGGGAAAGGTAAGGCTAGTGGCAGGTTACATGAGGGAACAAGGCATAATACTACCTAAGGGTAATCCAAGAGGAATCAGTAGCTTCGAGGATTTAATTAGGCTTAAACTTAGGATTGTGAACAGAAATAAGGGTGCTGGAACAAGATTCCTATTCGATAAGTTGCTTAAGGAGTATGCGTTGAGAAATGGGGTGAGCTTCGAGGAGTTAGCTAAATCAATACCAGGCTACTACCATGAGGCAAGAACACATACAGCCGTAGCCGCCGCTATTGCTCAAGGCAGAGCTGAGGCTGGGGTAGGTATTAGGGCAGCTGCTGAAATGTATGGTCTAGACTTCATACCACTGGCTTGGGAGAGATACGACTTCGCAGTACCTTTAAGTAAGTTAAGTAAAGATAGTGTAAGGGTATTCATAAGTGTACTTAAGGATGAGGAGTTTAAGAGGAGATTAAGCTCAATACCGGGTTACAAGACACTAAGTAACACCGGTGAATTCATAATTTAA
- a CDS encoding MFS transporter yields the protein MSNEPSELISEERRRAILVNSFLGSLMASMTMSAIIIALPDVLRGIGVDPMSPLGFTSMLWLMFSYPLMVAVAVPIVGRLSDMYGRGRMFTIGDAVFTILSTLLGLVPGYGLVAALQMIAYRFIQGLGGSMMFTNSAAIITDVYPPHRRGVAMGIVSIAFSAGSIIGLVIGGVLAVINWRLVFLINTPIGIISTIWAYLTVYKLPLGIKKVKVDYIGASMLAASLVLLLLGITFGMLPSGNSSMSWGNPTVWGLIGGGLLLLALLIPIEMRIKEPILRINLFKIRPFTFGVLSALFLFLAQGANVFVLSLLLQAIYLPMHGVPYSETPLLAGIYLIPSSVANAIFAPLGGRLINRFGARVVSTIGAILLGISFELLTTLSMNFNYTLFAADLLLMGAGSGLFQSPNLVSIMSSVPQEDRSAASGLRASMQNIGLLMSFAVFLTLILAGSAASLSLSLSKALINAGVPQSDVAALSRIPPAYALFAAFMGYDPIKVMLSEAGIQLPSSIYAAVTHPSFFPSAIAPAMAMGFEYAYHIAAVMAFAAAVFSYLRGREHIVHQVKLLESENGKRPFTE from the coding sequence ATGTCTAATGAGCCATCGGAGCTAATTAGTGAGGAGAGGAGGAGGGCAATCCTGGTTAACTCATTCCTGGGATCATTAATGGCTTCAATGACTATGTCAGCAATAATAATAGCGTTACCTGATGTATTAAGGGGTATTGGTGTTGATCCAATGTCACCACTTGGCTTTACATCAATGCTTTGGTTAATGTTCTCATACCCATTAATGGTTGCTGTGGCTGTACCAATAGTGGGTAGGTTATCCGACATGTATGGTAGGGGTAGAATGTTCACGATAGGTGATGCAGTATTCACAATACTCTCAACGCTACTAGGCTTAGTGCCAGGATATGGATTAGTGGCAGCATTACAGATGATTGCTTACAGGTTTATTCAAGGCTTAGGTGGATCCATGATGTTTACGAATAGTGCCGCAATAATAACCGACGTCTACCCACCCCACAGGAGGGGTGTCGCTATGGGTATTGTCAGCATAGCCTTCAGTGCAGGTAGCATAATAGGCCTAGTTATAGGCGGTGTATTAGCTGTAATTAACTGGAGGCTGGTTTTCCTAATTAATACGCCAATAGGCATAATCAGTACCATATGGGCTTACTTAACGGTATATAAGTTACCGTTAGGCATTAAGAAGGTTAAGGTTGATTACATAGGTGCATCAATGCTTGCTGCATCACTTGTCCTTCTCCTTCTAGGCATAACATTCGGTATGCTGCCTTCGGGGAACTCATCAATGAGTTGGGGGAATCCAACCGTATGGGGACTAATAGGTGGTGGATTACTGCTCCTGGCTTTACTGATACCGATTGAAATGAGGATTAAGGAGCCTATACTTAGGATTAACTTATTTAAGATAAGGCCATTCACGTTCGGTGTATTAAGTGCATTATTCCTGTTCCTAGCTCAAGGTGCAAACGTATTCGTTTTATCACTACTACTGCAGGCAATATACCTCCCAATGCATGGAGTACCTTACTCTGAAACGCCACTATTGGCTGGCATATACCTAATACCGAGTAGTGTGGCTAATGCCATATTTGCCCCATTGGGTGGTAGATTAATTAATAGGTTTGGAGCCAGGGTTGTTTCAACAATCGGTGCAATACTACTGGGGATTAGCTTCGAGCTGCTGACTACGCTTTCAATGAACTTTAATTACACTCTATTCGCAGCCGACTTACTCCTAATGGGTGCTGGTTCAGGCTTATTCCAGTCCCCTAACTTAGTCTCAATAATGAGTTCAGTACCCCAGGAGGATAGGTCAGCGGCATCTGGGTTAAGGGCAAGCATGCAGAACATAGGGTTATTAATGAGTTTCGCAGTATTCCTAACACTCATATTAGCTGGATCAGCGGCATCATTATCATTATCACTAAGTAAGGCGTTAATTAACGCTGGTGTTCCTCAAAGCGACGTAGCGGCATTATCAAGAATACCCCCAGCCTATGCCTTATTCGCAGCATTCATGGGTTATGACCCAATAAAAGTCATGCTTAGTGAAGCTGGTATTCAATTACCTAGTAGCATTTACGCCGCTGTGACTCACCCATCATTCTTCCCAAGCGCCATAGCCCCAGCTATGGCTATGGGTTTCGAGTACGCCTACCACATAGCCGCTGTAATGGCGTTTGCGGCGGCGGTGTTCTCGTACTTAAGGGGTAGGGAGCATATTGTTCATCAAGTTAAGTTACTGGAGAGTGAAAACGGTAAGAGACCTTTCACTGAGTAG